Proteins encoded by one window of Catharus ustulatus isolate bCatUst1 chromosome Z, bCatUst1.pri.v2, whole genome shotgun sequence:
- the ST8SIA3 gene encoding sia-alpha-2,3-Gal-beta-1,4-GlcNAc-R:alpha 2,8-sialyltransferase: MRSCKMVRVASVLGLVMLSVALLILSLISYVSLKKDNIFGAPRAAGAAGPRMYMFHAGFRSQFALKFLDPSFVPITNSLGQELQDKPSKWVFNRSAFAHQRQEILQHVDVIKNFSLTKSSVRIGQLMHYDYSSHKYVFSISNNFRSLLPDVSPILNKHYNICAVVGNSGILTGSQCGQEIDKSDFVFRCNFAPTEAFQKDVGRKTNLTTFNPSILEKYYNNLLTIQDRNNFFLSLKKLDGAILWIPAFFFHTSATVTRTLVDFFVEHRGQLKVQLAWPGNIMQHVNRYWRNKHLSPKRLSTGILMYTLASAVCDEIHLYGFWPFGFDPNTREDLPYHYYDKKGTKFTTKWQESHQLPAEFQLLYRMHGEGLAKLTLSHCA; this comes from the exons ATGCGGAGCTGCAAGATGGTGCGGGTGGCCAGCGTGCTGGGGCTCGTCATGCTCAGCGTGGCGCTGCTCATCCTGTCCCTCATCAGCTACGTGTCGCTCAAGAAGGACAACATCTTCGGggcgccccgcgccgccggcgCCGCCGGGCCCCGCATGTACATGTTCCACGCGGGCTTCAG GTCCCAGTTCGCACTGAAGTTCCTGGACCCCTCGTTCGTGCCCATCACCAACTCcctgggccaggagctgcaggacaaGCCCTCCAAGTGGGTGTTCAACCGCAGCGCCTTCGCCCACCAGAG GCAAGAAATCCTTCAGCATGTCGATGTCATCAAAAACTTTTCTCTGACCAAGAGCAGCGTTCGGATCGGGCAGCTGATGCACTACGATTATTCCAGCCATAAGTACGTTTTCTCCATCAGCAACAACTTCAGGTCCCTGCTCCCTGACGTGTCTCCCATCCTGAACAAGCACTACAACATCTGTGCCGTGGTTGGCAACAGCGGCATCCTGACCGGGAGCCAGTGCGGCCAGGAAATCGATAAATCCGATTTTGTCTTTCGCTGCAATTTCGCTCCAACCGAGGCTTTCCAGAAAGATGTTGGAAGGAAAACCAACCTTACCACCTTCAACCCCAGCATCCTGGAGAAGTATTACAACAACCTCTTGACCATTCAGGATCGCAACAACTTCTTTTTAAGTTTGAAAAAGCTGGATGGGGCCATTCTTTGGATCCCCGCTTTTTTCTTCCACACGTCGGCGACAGTCACGCGAACGCTGGTGGATTTCTTCGTTGAGCACAGAGGGCAGCTGAAGGTCCAGTTGGCTTGGCCAGGAAATATCATGCAGCACGTTAACAG GTACTGGAGGAACAAGCACCTGTCCCCGAAGcggctgagcacagggatcctgATGTACACCCTGGCCTCGGCCGTATGTGACGAGATCCACCTGTACGGATTCTGGCCCTTCGGCTTCGACCCCAACACGCGGGAGGACCTCCCGTACCACTACTACGACAAGAAGGGAACCAAGTTCACCACCAAGTGGCAGGAGTCCcaccagctgcctgcagagttCCAGCTGCTCTACAGGATGCACGGTGAAGGACTGGCCAAACTCACCTTGTCGCATTGTGCCTAA